A region of Ferruginibacter albus DNA encodes the following proteins:
- a CDS encoding nuclear transport factor 2 family protein codes for MQYQQLLQKAYASFNARDIDTVLSLLQPNVHWSNGWEGGYVTGHDELREYWTRQWKEVDPIVEPINITQLPDGRVEVEVQQTVKDLQGTIVFDGIVKHIYTFNNGLIQQMDIEK; via the coding sequence TTGCAATACCAACAACTCCTCCAAAAAGCCTACGCATCTTTCAATGCCCGTGATATTGATACCGTATTATCCTTACTGCAACCCAATGTACATTGGTCAAACGGTTGGGAGGGCGGTTATGTAACCGGTCATGATGAACTGAGAGAGTACTGGACAAGGCAATGGAAAGAGGTCGATCCCATTGTAGAGCCTATTAACATTACACAACTCCCCGATGGTCGCGTAGAAGTAGAAGTACAGCAAACAGTAAAAGATCTGCAAGGCACTATTGTTTTCGATGGAATTGTAAAGCATATCTATACTTTCAACAATGGTTTGATACAACAAATGGATATTGAAAAATAA